One Helianthus annuus cultivar XRQ/B chromosome 7, HanXRQr2.0-SUNRISE, whole genome shotgun sequence genomic region harbors:
- the LOC110866606 gene encoding 40S ribosomal protein S1-like: MSPEKTEETVMFPEKTEETVMLPEKTDEQIAGMVVVWDVSAVAAISAETLISRRKVAGHYLLHDDAGFGNIIIVDNLPIVRRERFEKLEGVVRKIYSQIGIRRKMREIMVTQAQTCDLKQLVQKFIPESIGREIEKATSSIYPLQNVFIRKA; this comes from the exons ATGTCGCCAGAGAAGACGGAGGAGACGGTGATGTTTCCGGAGAAGACGGAGGAGACGGTGATGTTGCCGGAGAAGACGGACGAGCAGATCGCcgggatggtggtggtgtgggatGTGTCGGCAG TCGCCGCCATCTCCGCAGAAACCCTAATTTCTCGCCGTAAAGTAGCAGGGCATTATCTTCTTCA TGACGATGCTGGCTTCGGGAATATTATTATTGTGGATAACTTGCCAATTGTTCGTAGGGAAAGGTTCGAGAAGCTTGAAGGTGTAGTTCGTAAAATCTATAGCCAAATTGGA ATCCGTAGGAAGATGAGGGAGATCATGGTGACACAAGCTCAAACTTGTGATCTAAAGCAGCTGGTTCAAAAGTTCATTCCTGAATCAATTGGTAGAGAAATTGAGAAAGCAACATCTAGCATCTACCCATTGCAGAACGTTTTCATCCGCAAAGCTTGA